The sequence CCAGTATGACTACAGACACACAGATGGCGACCTTTTCAGCTGCTGCGCACCAACACTGGAGGAATGCCGGAGAAGAAGAGACGAATGGATAAGCAAGAAAGCATAACATTTTAAACCATACAGATATGAAATACTTAGTAAAAGAAATCGAGGAGAAGGGAAAAGAGCCACAGACACTGGCTACATTTAC is a genomic window of Fibrobacter sp. containing:
- a CDS encoding DUF3873 domain-containing protein, with the protein product MMNDEHGCSTCKAPGTENYEKYTYGIGRRKKTAYQYDYRHTDGDLFSCCAPTLEECRRRRDEWISKKA